The Nakamurella deserti genome contains a region encoding:
- a CDS encoding ABC transporter permease, with amino-acid sequence MLRSATRSIAPPVVFGVLFLLAWQALVQVGNIQAYVLPSPGAIWTAFVNDAPRIATAARNTGLNALVGLVGGTLAALLFAAVVVRLRVLDEMFTPLVAALATIPIVALAPLLNILYPSTSALPRQLVVGISAFVPVFMNVVRGLKRISPVHAELMASYAASGWAVLRTVRIPGALPYFFTGLRIAASLSVIAAVVTEYFGGLQNGLGARITSAVAATNYPRAWASVLGAVLLGLLFYVVALLVERLATRGRVDVR; translated from the coding sequence ATGCTGCGCTCCGCGACCCGGTCGATCGCGCCACCGGTCGTCTTCGGCGTGCTGTTCCTGCTCGCCTGGCAGGCCCTGGTGCAGGTCGGGAACATCCAGGCCTACGTGCTGCCGTCGCCGGGCGCGATCTGGACGGCCTTCGTCAACGACGCCCCGCGGATCGCCACGGCCGCCCGCAACACCGGGCTCAACGCCCTCGTCGGCCTGGTCGGCGGGACCCTCGCGGCGCTGCTGTTCGCCGCGGTTGTGGTGCGCCTGCGGGTGCTCGACGAGATGTTCACCCCGCTGGTCGCCGCGCTGGCCACCATCCCGATCGTCGCGCTGGCGCCGCTGCTGAACATCCTCTACCCGTCGACCTCGGCGCTGCCCCGGCAGCTCGTCGTCGGCATCAGCGCCTTCGTGCCGGTCTTCATGAACGTCGTCCGCGGTCTGAAACGGATCAGTCCGGTGCACGCCGAACTGATGGCCAGCTACGCCGCGTCCGGCTGGGCCGTCCTGCGCACGGTCCGGATCCCCGGCGCCCTGCCGTACTTCTTCACCGGGCTGCGGATCGCGGCGTCGCTGTCGGTCATCGCCGCCGTCGTCACCGAGTACTTCGGTGGCCTGCAGAACGGGCTCGGTGCGCGGATCACGTCCGCCGTCGCCGCCACCAACTACCCGCGCGCATGGGCGTCGGTGCTCGGCGCCGTCCTGCTCGGGCTGCTGTTCTACGTCGTCGCGCTGCTCGTCGAGCGGCTCGCCACCCGCGGCCGGGTCGACGTCCGCTGA
- the hydA gene encoding dihydropyrimidinase, which produces MTTLITNGTVVSATGSVRADVLVDGETIAAVLAPGTSALGPITADTVIDAAGKYVIPGGIDAHTHMQMPFGGTEASDTFETGTRAAAWGGTTTIVDFVVQAHGQRVQDQVQLWHDKAAGNCAVDYAFHQIIGEVNDASLAAMDELIDEGITSFKLFMAYPGVFLSSDGQILQAMQKAAGNGSLIMMHAENGSAIDVLVQQALARGETSPYYHGVTRPWQTEQEATHRAVMLADITGAPLYVVHVSAKQALARIAEARNAGQNVFGETCPQYLYLSLEDNLGAPGFEGAKWVCSTPLRSRAEGHQDDLWRYIRTGDVTTVSTDHCPFCMKDQKELGIGNFAKIPNGIGSVEHRMDLLYQGVKDGRISLEKWVDVCCTTPARMFGLYGRKGVIAPGADADIVVYDPNGHTSIGLGKTHHMNMDYSAWEGYEIDGHVDVVLSRGTVVKDETGYVGHKGHGRFVKRSLSQNLV; this is translated from the coding sequence ATGACCACCCTGATCACCAACGGCACCGTCGTGAGTGCCACCGGCTCGGTGCGTGCCGACGTGCTGGTCGACGGCGAGACCATCGCCGCCGTGCTGGCGCCGGGCACGTCCGCCCTGGGCCCGATCACCGCGGACACCGTCATCGACGCGGCCGGGAAGTACGTCATCCCCGGTGGCATCGACGCCCACACCCACATGCAGATGCCGTTCGGCGGGACCGAGGCCTCCGACACCTTCGAGACCGGCACCCGCGCCGCGGCGTGGGGTGGTACCACCACCATCGTCGACTTCGTCGTGCAGGCCCACGGGCAACGCGTCCAGGACCAGGTCCAGCTGTGGCACGACAAGGCCGCCGGCAACTGCGCCGTCGACTACGCCTTCCACCAGATCATCGGCGAGGTGAACGACGCCTCGCTGGCCGCGATGGACGAGCTCATCGACGAGGGCATCACCAGCTTCAAGCTGTTCATGGCCTATCCCGGGGTGTTCCTGTCGTCCGACGGGCAGATCCTGCAGGCCATGCAGAAAGCCGCCGGCAACGGCAGTCTCATCATGATGCACGCCGAGAACGGTTCGGCCATCGACGTCCTCGTCCAGCAGGCGCTCGCGCGCGGCGAGACCTCGCCCTACTACCACGGTGTCACCCGGCCGTGGCAGACCGAGCAGGAAGCCACCCACCGGGCCGTCATGCTCGCCGACATCACCGGCGCGCCACTGTATGTCGTGCACGTCTCGGCCAAGCAGGCGCTGGCCCGGATCGCCGAGGCCCGTAACGCCGGGCAGAACGTCTTCGGCGAGACGTGCCCGCAGTACCTGTACCTCTCGCTGGAGGACAACCTCGGCGCACCCGGCTTCGAGGGGGCGAAGTGGGTGTGTTCGACCCCGCTGCGCTCCCGGGCGGAGGGTCACCAGGACGACCTGTGGCGCTACATCCGGACCGGGGACGTGACCACGGTGTCCACCGACCACTGCCCGTTCTGCATGAAGGACCAGAAGGAGCTGGGGATCGGCAACTTCGCGAAGATCCCCAACGGGATCGGCTCCGTCGAGCACCGGATGGACCTGCTGTACCAGGGCGTCAAGGACGGCCGGATCAGCCTCGAGAAGTGGGTCGACGTCTGCTGCACCACCCCGGCCCGGATGTTCGGGCTCTACGGGCGCAAGGGCGTCATCGCCCCCGGGGCCGACGCCGACATCGTCGTCTACGACCCGAACGGCCACACCAGCATCGGCCTCGGCAAGACCCACCACATGAACATGGACTACTCGGCCTGGGAGGGCTACGAGATCGACGGTCACGTCGACGTGGTGCTCTCCCGCGGCACCGTTGTCAAGGACGAGACCGGCTACGTCGGCCACAAGGGCCACGGCCGGTTCGTGAAGCGCTCCCTCTCGCAGAACCTCGTCTAG
- a CDS encoding ABC transporter permease has protein sequence MTALRYARKAVLALVGLAVLIGLWELYKSLGPARGGTLFGVPIWARAGNAAMPHVTSVIDAFGAQEVGGATIVRGSTAPTVFESVLSAAGNSLLWAGVGFAIGVVVGLGLALVMDRLQVLERALLPWIVLSQTVPLIALAPLVTGWGNGLSIGPLEWQRWMSVSLIAGYLAFFPVAVGMARGLKSPGAVPTEYFRSVNAGWWQTLTRLKLPASVPFLVPALRLAAAGAVVGTVVGEISIGLEGGIGRLIISYSQGATGDPSRVYTAVIGAAALGLVTAAIVTLFDLALRRYQRTGNAS, from the coding sequence ATGACCGCGCTGCGGTACGCCCGCAAGGCGGTGCTGGCGCTCGTGGGCCTGGCCGTCCTGATCGGCCTCTGGGAGCTCTACAAGTCCCTCGGCCCGGCCCGGGGAGGAACGCTGTTCGGGGTGCCCATCTGGGCGCGCGCCGGCAATGCCGCGATGCCGCACGTCACCTCGGTGATCGACGCGTTCGGCGCCCAGGAGGTCGGCGGCGCGACCATCGTCCGCGGCAGCACGGCGCCGACGGTGTTCGAGTCGGTACTGTCGGCGGCCGGCAACTCGCTGCTCTGGGCCGGGGTCGGCTTCGCCATCGGGGTCGTCGTCGGGCTCGGGCTCGCACTGGTGATGGACCGGCTGCAGGTGCTCGAACGGGCGCTGCTGCCGTGGATCGTGCTCAGCCAGACCGTCCCGCTGATCGCCCTGGCCCCACTCGTCACCGGGTGGGGCAACGGCCTGTCGATCGGGCCGTTGGAGTGGCAGCGCTGGATGTCGGTGTCGCTGATCGCCGGCTACCTCGCCTTCTTCCCGGTCGCCGTCGGCATGGCCCGCGGCCTCAAGTCCCCGGGTGCCGTGCCGACCGAGTACTTCCGCTCGGTCAACGCCGGCTGGTGGCAGACGCTGACGCGGCTGAAGCTGCCGGCCTCGGTGCCGTTCCTGGTGCCGGCACTGCGGTTGGCGGCGGCCGGTGCGGTCGTCGGCACCGTCGTCGGGGAGATCTCCATCGGCCTCGAAGGCGGCATCGGCCGCCTCATCATCAGCTACTCGCAGGGCGCCACCGGCGACCCGTCGCGGGTGTACACCGCGGTGATCGGGGCGGCCGCGCTCGGCCTCGTCACCGCCGCCATCGTCACACTGTTCGACCTGGCCCTGCGCCGCTACCAACGGACGGGGAACGCCTCATGA
- a CDS encoding TIGR03842 family LLM class F420-dependent oxidoreductase, with translation MDFGVVLQNDPPAARIVEFARQAELLGFSHVWTFDSHLLWQEPYVVYSQILANTRKVTVGPMVTNPATRDWTVTASLFATLNEMFGNRTICGIGRGDSAVRVTNGRPTTLATLRESIGVIRGLANSEAVEYNGNTLQFPWSVGSKLPVWVAAYGPKALQLTGEIGDGFILQLADLDITAWSIAAVRRAAADAGRDPAAVKICVAAPAYVTDGSEAGLQHARNQCRWFGGMVGNHVADIVARYGSQGAAVPAALSDYIAGRQGYDYNSHGKAGNDHTNFVPDEIIDRFCLLGPVEAQVDRLAQLCELGVDQFALYLQHDAKSETLAAYGDHVIPAVNTRKAAKT, from the coding sequence GTGGATTTCGGAGTAGTCCTGCAGAACGACCCGCCGGCGGCGCGGATCGTCGAGTTCGCCCGTCAGGCCGAGCTTCTCGGGTTCAGCCACGTGTGGACGTTCGACTCGCACCTGCTGTGGCAGGAGCCGTACGTCGTCTACTCGCAGATCCTGGCCAACACCCGCAAGGTGACGGTCGGTCCGATGGTCACCAACCCGGCCACCCGGGACTGGACGGTCACCGCATCGCTGTTCGCCACGTTGAACGAGATGTTCGGCAACCGGACGATCTGCGGCATCGGACGCGGTGACTCCGCGGTGCGGGTGACCAACGGCCGGCCGACCACGCTGGCCACCCTGCGCGAGAGCATCGGCGTGATCCGGGGTCTGGCCAACAGTGAGGCCGTCGAGTACAACGGCAACACCCTGCAGTTCCCGTGGAGCGTCGGGTCGAAGCTGCCCGTGTGGGTCGCCGCGTACGGCCCGAAGGCGCTGCAGCTGACCGGGGAGATCGGCGACGGGTTCATCCTGCAGCTCGCCGACCTCGACATCACCGCCTGGTCGATCGCCGCCGTCCGCAGGGCGGCCGCGGACGCCGGCCGGGACCCGGCCGCGGTGAAGATCTGCGTCGCCGCACCCGCCTACGTCACCGACGGGTCCGAGGCGGGACTGCAGCACGCCCGCAACCAGTGCCGCTGGTTCGGCGGGATGGTCGGCAACCACGTCGCCGACATCGTCGCCCGCTACGGCTCGCAGGGTGCCGCGGTCCCGGCCGCGCTGAGCGACTACATCGCCGGCCGGCAGGGCTACGACTACAACTCGCACGGCAAGGCCGGCAACGACCACACGAACTTCGTCCCCGACGAGATCATCGACCGCTTCTGCCTGCTCGGGCCGGTCGAGGCCCAGGTCGACCGGCTGGCGCAGCTGTGCGAACTGGGGGTGGATCAGTTCGCGCTGTACCTGCAGCACGACGCGAAATCCGAGACCCTGGCGGCCTACGGCGACCACGTCATCCCGGCCGTCAACACGCGCAAGGCGGCCAAGACGTGA
- a CDS encoding nitrilase-related carbon-nitrogen hydrolase: MTVVRAAITQVAWTGDKESMIDRHEQLARDAAAQGVQIIGFQELFYGPYFGIRTDQKYYAYTEPVDGPTVQRFAALAKELHLVIVLPIYEVANEGEYYNTAVVIDADGTVLGSYRKHHIPNLPQFWEKFYFRPGNLGYPVFPTAVGRVGVYICYDRHFPEGWRELGLNNAQIVFNPSATKPGLSNRLWEIEQPAAAANNQYFIAANNRIGTETEEFGDDAVTFYGSSYFVGPRGVYVGEVASQDREEIVIRDLDLDEITQARNDWQFYRDRRPESYTKTTTP, translated from the coding sequence ATGACCGTCGTACGAGCCGCCATCACCCAGGTCGCCTGGACCGGTGACAAGGAATCGATGATCGACCGACACGAGCAGCTGGCCCGCGACGCCGCCGCGCAGGGCGTGCAGATCATCGGATTCCAGGAATTGTTCTACGGTCCCTACTTCGGCATCCGGACCGACCAGAAGTACTACGCCTACACCGAGCCGGTCGACGGTCCCACCGTCCAGCGGTTCGCCGCCCTCGCGAAGGAACTGCACCTCGTCATCGTGCTGCCCATCTACGAGGTGGCCAACGAGGGGGAGTACTACAACACCGCGGTGGTCATCGACGCCGACGGCACCGTGCTCGGCTCCTACCGCAAGCACCACATCCCCAACCTGCCGCAGTTCTGGGAGAAGTTCTACTTCCGCCCGGGGAACCTGGGCTACCCGGTGTTCCCGACCGCGGTCGGCCGGGTCGGCGTCTACATCTGCTACGACCGGCACTTCCCGGAGGGCTGGCGTGAGCTCGGCCTGAACAACGCGCAGATCGTGTTCAACCCGTCGGCGACGAAACCGGGCCTGTCCAACCGGCTCTGGGAGATCGAGCAGCCGGCCGCCGCCGCCAACAACCAGTACTTCATCGCCGCCAACAACCGCATCGGCACCGAGACCGAGGAGTTCGGCGACGACGCCGTCACCTTCTACGGCTCGTCCTACTTCGTCGGGCCACGCGGGGTGTACGTCGGGGAGGTGGCCTCGCAGGACCGGGAGGAGATCGTCATCCGCGACCTCGACCTGGACGAGATCACCCAGGCCCGCAACGACTGGCAGTTCTACCGCGACCGCCGCCCCGAGTCGTACACGAAGACCACCACCCCCTGA
- the fgd gene encoding glucose-6-phosphate dehydrogenase (coenzyme-F420), producing the protein MPIRLGYKASAEQFGPSELLGYGVLAEEQGFDSVFVSDHLQPWRHDGGHAPAALPWLGALGARTERIVIGTSVLTPTFRYHPAVIAQAFATLGMLYPGRVILGVGSGESLNEVPLGLEWPDGKERFARMKEAITLIKALWADERVDFEGTFYSTDKATIYDRPETPVPLYVGASGPAATRLAGRVADGFITTSGKADSLYRDTLLPALAEGAAKVDRTLDDMDLLMEMKVSFDHDRDAALNDTTYWGALALSPEEKTGVEDPIEMQRLADALPVERAASRWIVSTDPDEHVEKIRHYLDLGFKHLVFHAPGPDQAKFLKLYGAEVLPRLRNLGY; encoded by the coding sequence GTGCCGATCCGTCTGGGATACAAAGCTTCTGCCGAGCAGTTCGGGCCGTCGGAGCTGTTGGGGTACGGCGTTCTGGCCGAGGAGCAGGGCTTCGATTCGGTGTTCGTGTCCGATCATCTGCAGCCGTGGCGGCACGACGGTGGGCATGCGCCGGCGGCGTTGCCGTGGCTGGGTGCCTTGGGGGCCCGGACGGAACGCATCGTGATCGGGACCTCGGTGCTGACCCCGACGTTCCGCTACCACCCGGCGGTGATCGCCCAGGCGTTCGCGACGTTGGGGATGCTTTACCCGGGCCGGGTCATCCTGGGAGTGGGGTCGGGGGAGTCGCTCAACGAGGTGCCGTTGGGTCTCGAGTGGCCGGACGGCAAGGAGCGGTTCGCCCGGATGAAGGAGGCCATCACGCTGATCAAGGCGTTGTGGGCCGACGAGCGGGTCGACTTCGAGGGCACGTTCTACTCGACGGACAAGGCGACCATCTACGACCGCCCGGAGACGCCGGTGCCGCTGTACGTCGGTGCGTCCGGTCCGGCGGCGACCCGGCTGGCCGGCCGCGTGGCGGACGGGTTCATCACCACGTCGGGCAAGGCGGACTCGCTCTACCGCGACACCCTGCTGCCGGCGTTGGCGGAGGGGGCGGCGAAGGTCGACCGGACCCTGGACGACATGGACCTGCTGATGGAGATGAAGGTCAGCTTCGACCACGACCGCGACGCCGCACTGAACGACACCACGTACTGGGGTGCGCTGGCGTTGTCGCCGGAGGAGAAGACCGGCGTGGAGGATCCGATCGAGATGCAGCGGCTGGCCGACGCGTTGCCGGTGGAGCGGGCCGCGTCCCGCTGGATCGTGTCCACCGACCCGGACGAGCACGTCGAGAAGATCCGGCACTACCTCGATCTCGGGTTCAAGCACCTGGTGTTCCACGCCCCCGGGCCGGACCAGGCGAAGTTCCTGAAGCTGTACGGCGCCGAGGTGCTGCCCCGACTGCGGAACCTGGGCTACTGA
- a CDS encoding ABC transporter ATP-binding protein, with protein MSTPFGAVPQTVAAAAVEVSGVTKTFGKGRNQVVALTDIDLTIPAGEFISLIGPSGCGKSTLLRIIADLLPATTGTVRVSGETAREARLGRKYGFAFQQAGLLDWRTVLANVELPLELHGVGSRERRARGLELLEMVGLADFAKHRPPQLSGGMQQRVAIARALAERPGLLLMDEPFGALDEMTRERMQDELVRIAAETSAAVVFVTHSIPEAVFLSDRVVVMSPRPGRIATVVPVGLRQHADGSMASGTQVRESPAFFTAITQVREALRGREMSDGAHPGAAGAL; from the coding sequence ATGAGCACACCTTTCGGAGCGGTACCGCAGACGGTCGCCGCCGCCGCCGTCGAGGTCAGCGGGGTCACCAAGACCTTCGGCAAGGGCCGGAACCAGGTCGTCGCGCTGACCGACATCGACCTGACCATCCCCGCCGGCGAGTTCATCTCGCTGATCGGCCCGTCCGGTTGCGGCAAGTCGACGCTGCTGCGGATCATCGCGGATCTGCTGCCGGCCACCACCGGCACCGTCCGGGTCAGCGGCGAGACGGCCCGCGAGGCCCGGCTGGGCCGCAAGTACGGCTTCGCCTTCCAGCAGGCGGGCCTGCTCGACTGGCGCACCGTGCTGGCCAACGTCGAGCTGCCGCTGGAGCTGCACGGCGTCGGGTCCCGGGAGCGCCGCGCCCGCGGCCTGGAGCTGCTGGAGATGGTCGGACTGGCCGACTTCGCCAAGCACCGCCCGCCCCAGCTGTCCGGCGGCATGCAGCAGCGCGTCGCGATCGCCCGCGCGTTGGCGGAGCGTCCCGGCCTGCTGCTGATGGACGAGCCGTTCGGGGCGCTGGACGAGATGACCCGCGAGCGCATGCAGGACGAGCTGGTCCGGATCGCCGCCGAGACGTCGGCCGCGGTCGTGTTCGTCACCCACTCCATCCCGGAGGCCGTGTTCCTGTCCGACCGGGTCGTGGTGATGTCCCCGCGACCGGGCCGGATCGCCACCGTCGTGCCGGTGGGGCTGCGACAGCACGCCGACGGCTCGATGGCCAGCGGCACCCAGGTGCGCGAGTCGCCGGCCTTCTTCACCGCGATCACCCAGGTCCGGGAGGCGCTGCGCGGACGCGAGATGTCCGACGGCGCGCACCCCGGTGCCGCGGGAGCGTTGTAG
- a CDS encoding bifunctional FO biosynthesis protein CofGH — protein MTDLDLGLDPRYGPVRLGDAPAASPSSLRRALRRAADGATLDQTEASILLQARGSDLDALSASAARVRDSGLLAAGRPGVITYSKKVFIPLTRLCRDRCHYCTFVTTPGRVPAPFLSPDEVVAIAEAGRAMGCKEVLFTLGDRPEERWTAAADWLEEAGYATTLDYVRAMSIRVLEATGMLPHLNPGVMSWQELARLKPVAPSMGMMLETTSRALFTEKSGAHYGSPDKDPAVRLRVLEDAGRSSVPFTTGILIGIGETLSDRVESIFAIRQVARAYRGVQEVIVQNFRAKPDTAMARMPDAEIDELIATVAVARLVLGPSVRIQAPPNLIGEGDEVFTRVIGAGIDDWGGVSPLTPDHVNPERPWPQIDDLAARTAAAGFELKERLTIYPEYVTAGEPWLDPRLRAHVDALADPETGLARADVIPQGLPWQEPESGIESSGRTDLHTDIDHTGRSEDRRSDFSDVYGDWDALRERLAASDSSMPERLGSEVAAALRVAADNPSRLSDSQALALITATGADLDAVCALADAVRADVNGPDVSYVVNRNINFTNVCYTGCRFCAFAQRRGDADAYTLSVDEVAQRAAVAWDLGATEVCMQGGIHPDLPGTAYFDLLRAIRARVPDMHVHAFSPMEVVNGATRADLSIREWLAEAKASGLGSIPGTAAEILDDEVRWVLTKGKLPTAAWIEVVTTAHELGIRSSSTMMYGHVDTPRHWVAHLALLREIQSRTGGFTEFVPLPFIHTNAPIYLAGLARAGATFDQSRAVHAVARLMLHGSIDNIQTSWVKLGPEGTRVMLQGGVNDLGGTLMEETISRMAGSQFGSYLTVPQLEDICAPIGRPAVQRTTTYGRADPERAALARSFAGLENAPATAGCGTGGAAPAGPTPLTLGRRPDPVTVG, from the coding sequence ATGACCGATCTCGATCTGGGTCTGGACCCGAGGTACGGCCCGGTCCGGCTGGGCGACGCCCCGGCCGCGTCGCCGTCGTCGCTGCGGCGCGCGCTGCGCCGGGCCGCCGACGGCGCCACCCTCGACCAGACCGAGGCGTCGATCCTGCTGCAGGCCCGCGGCTCGGACCTGGACGCACTCTCTGCCTCGGCCGCGCGGGTGCGTGACTCCGGGCTGCTGGCCGCCGGCCGCCCGGGGGTGATCACCTACTCGAAGAAGGTGTTCATCCCGCTGACGCGGCTGTGCCGGGACCGCTGCCACTACTGCACGTTCGTGACCACCCCCGGTCGGGTGCCGGCGCCGTTCCTGTCGCCGGACGAGGTGGTGGCGATCGCCGAGGCCGGCCGGGCGATGGGCTGCAAGGAGGTGCTGTTCACCCTCGGGGACCGGCCGGAGGAGCGGTGGACGGCGGCGGCGGACTGGCTGGAGGAGGCCGGGTACGCCACCACCCTGGACTACGTCCGGGCCATGTCGATCCGGGTGCTGGAGGCCACCGGCATGCTGCCGCACCTCAACCCGGGGGTGATGAGCTGGCAGGAGCTGGCCCGGTTGAAGCCGGTCGCCCCGTCGATGGGGATGATGCTGGAGACCACGTCCCGTGCCCTGTTCACCGAGAAGTCCGGCGCCCACTACGGTTCGCCGGACAAGGACCCGGCGGTGCGGCTGCGGGTGCTGGAGGACGCGGGCCGCTCGTCGGTGCCGTTCACCACCGGCATCCTCATCGGGATCGGTGAGACGCTGTCGGACCGGGTCGAGTCGATCTTTGCGATCCGGCAGGTCGCCCGCGCCTACCGGGGCGTCCAGGAGGTCATCGTCCAGAACTTCCGGGCCAAGCCCGACACCGCGATGGCCCGGATGCCCGACGCCGAGATCGACGAGCTGATCGCCACTGTCGCGGTGGCTCGGCTGGTGCTCGGTCCGTCGGTGCGGATCCAGGCACCGCCGAACCTCATCGGCGAGGGCGACGAGGTCTTCACCCGGGTGATCGGAGCGGGCATCGACGACTGGGGTGGGGTGTCGCCGCTGACCCCGGACCACGTGAACCCGGAGCGGCCGTGGCCACAGATCGACGATCTGGCGGCGCGTACCGCGGCCGCCGGTTTCGAGTTGAAGGAACGGCTGACGATCTACCCCGAGTACGTGACCGCGGGGGAGCCGTGGCTGGATCCGCGGTTGCGAGCGCACGTGGACGCGCTCGCCGACCCCGAGACCGGGCTGGCCCGCGCCGATGTCATTCCGCAGGGCCTGCCGTGGCAGGAGCCGGAGTCGGGCATCGAGTCCAGCGGCCGCACCGACCTGCACACCGACATCGACCACACCGGGCGTTCCGAGGACCGCCGGTCGGACTTCTCCGACGTGTACGGCGACTGGGACGCGCTGCGGGAACGGTTGGCCGCCAGTGACTCGTCGATGCCGGAGCGGCTGGGCTCGGAGGTGGCCGCCGCCCTCCGGGTGGCCGCGGACAACCCCTCCCGGCTCTCCGATTCGCAGGCGCTGGCGCTGATCACCGCCACCGGCGCCGACCTGGACGCGGTGTGCGCGCTGGCCGACGCCGTCCGGGCCGACGTCAACGGCCCCGACGTCAGCTACGTGGTGAACCGGAACATCAACTTCACCAACGTCTGTTACACCGGCTGCCGGTTCTGTGCCTTCGCGCAGCGCCGCGGGGACGCCGACGCCTACACCCTGTCGGTGGACGAGGTGGCCCAGCGGGCCGCGGTCGCCTGGGACCTCGGGGCGACCGAGGTGTGCATGCAGGGCGGTATCCACCCGGACCTGCCCGGCACCGCCTACTTCGACCTGCTGCGGGCGATCCGTGCGCGGGTCCCGGACATGCACGTGCACGCGTTCTCGCCGATGGAGGTGGTCAACGGGGCGACCCGCGCCGACCTGTCCATCCGGGAGTGGCTGGCCGAGGCGAAGGCCTCCGGGCTGGGGTCGATCCCGGGTACGGCGGCGGAGATCCTCGACGACGAGGTGCGGTGGGTGCTGACCAAGGGCAAGCTGCCGACCGCGGCCTGGATCGAGGTCGTCACCACCGCGCACGAGCTCGGTATCCGCAGCTCGTCGACGATGATGTACGGGCACGTGGACACCCCGCGGCACTGGGTGGCCCACCTCGCGCTGCTGCGGGAGATCCAGTCCCGGACCGGCGGTTTCACCGAGTTCGTGCCGTTGCCGTTCATCCACACCAACGCGCCGATCTACCTCGCCGGGCTGGCCCGGGCCGGGGCGACGTTCGACCAGAGCCGCGCGGTGCACGCCGTGGCCCGGCTGATGCTGCACGGCTCGATCGACAACATCCAGACGTCGTGGGTCAAGCTCGGCCCCGAGGGCACCCGGGTGATGCTGCAGGGCGGCGTCAACGACCTGGGCGGCACCCTGATGGAGGAGACCATCTCGCGGATGGCCGGTTCCCAGTTCGGCTCGTACCTGACCGTGCCGCAACTCGAGGACATCTGCGCCCCGATCGGCCGGCCCGCCGTCCAACGCACCACCACCTACGGCCGCGCCGACCCCGAACGGGCCGCGCTGGCCCGGTCGTTCGCCGGGCTGGAGAACGCCCCGGCCACCGCGGGCTGCGGCACCGGCGGCGCCGCCCCCGCCGGACCCACCCCGCTCACCCTCGGGCGGCGGCCGGACCCGGTGACGGTCGGCTGA
- a CDS encoding ABC transporter substrate-binding protein → MHRLGKTIGAATAAAGLFVLAACGSSDPAGTPAATATSTSPAVSGTMNASGQTSAPDTAGGGSGATTDVKLQLQWFTQAQFAGYIAALDQGFYEAQGLNVEILQGGADIVPQTVLAGGQADYAIAWVPKALQSREQGAAITDVGQVFQKSGTRQVSFKDKNITGAADLRDKVVGNWGYGNEFELFAGMTKAGLDPAADVQLTQQQFDMNGLLSGDIDAAQAMIYNEYAQVLEAENPDTGELYTADDFNVIDWNTEGTAMLQDAIWADTARLADDAAYQETTVKFLTASYQGWIFCAENPEECRDIVVAAGSKLGASHQLWQMNEVNQLIWPSTDGIGMVDEEAWKQTVEVAQGTKNADGDTVLTKAPDAEAYTNEYTEKALAALEEMGLDTTGENFAPIEVTLNAGGN, encoded by the coding sequence ATGCACCGCCTCGGAAAGACGATCGGCGCCGCCACCGCCGCCGCCGGTCTGTTCGTACTCGCCGCCTGTGGCAGCAGCGATCCGGCCGGTACCCCGGCCGCCACCGCGACCAGCACCAGCCCCGCCGTCTCGGGGACGATGAACGCCTCCGGGCAGACCAGCGCCCCGGACACCGCCGGCGGCGGCTCCGGCGCCACGACCGACGTCAAGCTGCAGCTGCAGTGGTTCACCCAGGCCCAGTTCGCCGGGTACATCGCCGCCCTCGACCAGGGCTTCTACGAGGCGCAGGGCCTGAACGTGGAGATCCTGCAGGGTGGCGCGGACATCGTCCCGCAGACCGTGCTCGCCGGTGGCCAGGCCGACTACGCCATCGCCTGGGTGCCCAAGGCGCTGCAGTCCCGGGAGCAGGGTGCGGCCATCACCGACGTCGGTCAGGTGTTCCAGAAGTCGGGTACCCGCCAGGTGTCCTTCAAGGACAAGAACATCACCGGCGCGGCCGACCTGCGCGACAAGGTGGTCGGGAACTGGGGCTACGGCAACGAGTTCGAGCTGTTCGCCGGGATGACCAAGGCGGGCCTCGACCCGGCCGCCGACGTCCAGCTGACCCAGCAGCAGTTCGACATGAACGGGCTGCTCAGCGGCGACATCGACGCCGCCCAGGCGATGATCTACAACGAGTACGCACAGGTGCTCGAGGCCGAGAACCCCGACACCGGTGAGCTGTACACCGCCGACGACTTCAACGTCATCGACTGGAACACCGAGGGCACCGCGATGCTCCAGGACGCGATCTGGGCCGACACCGCGCGGCTCGCCGACGACGCGGCCTACCAGGAGACGACGGTCAAGTTCCTGACCGCCAGCTACCAGGGTTGGATCTTCTGCGCCGAGAACCCGGAGGAGTGCCGCGACATCGTGGTCGCCGCCGGGTCGAAGCTGGGGGCGTCGCACCAGCTGTGGCAGATGAACGAGGTCAACCAGCTCATCTGGCCGTCCACCGACGGCATCGGGATGGTCGACGAGGAGGCCTGGAAGCAGACCGTCGAGGTCGCGCAGGGCACCAAGAACGCCGACGGCGACACCGTGCTGACCAAGGCGCCCGACGCGGAGGCCTACACGAACGAGTACACCGAGAAGGCGCTGGCGGCGCTGGAGGAGATGGGCCTGGACACCACGGGCGAGAACTTCGCGCCGATCGAGGTGACGCTCAACGCCGGCGGCAACTGA